In Triticum aestivum cultivar Chinese Spring chromosome 5B, IWGSC CS RefSeq v2.1, whole genome shotgun sequence, the following proteins share a genomic window:
- the LOC123116661 gene encoding uncharacterized protein: MHAGCANYPGTSCGDPSFTGGDGVTFYFHGRKDQDFCIVSDADLHINAHFIGNHNPVNERTFTWIQSIGVSFGDHRLFVGARKAVEWDEEEDHIEITFDGEPINPEAVLNARWVSKLQDGLSVKRADTVNSVKVDLAGVFSISASAVPITDEDSKIHSYGKTMKDSLVHLDLRFKFHSLTDVVDGVLGQTYRLDYVNKMNVTAKMPIMGGAPKYLSSGLFSTDCAVSKFQRGGGGGNHVRALAA, encoded by the exons ATGCATGCAGGGTGTGCGAACTACCCCGGCACCTCGTGCGGCGACCCTAGCTTCACCGGCGGCGACGGCGTCACCTTCTACTTCCACGGCAGGAAGGACCAGGACTTCTGCATCGTCTCCGACGCCGACCTCCACATCAACGCCCACTTCATCGGCAACCACAACCCTGTCAACGAGCGCACCTTCACGTGGATACAGTCCATCGGCGTGAGCTTCGGCGATCACCGCCTCTTCGTCGGCGCTCGCAAGGCCGTCGAGTGGGACGAGGAAGAGGACCACATCGAGATCACCTTCGACGGTGAGCCCATCAAT cccgaagctgtgt tgaaCGCCCGATGGGTGTCGAAGCTCCAAGATGGCCTATCCGTGAAGCGCGCGGACACCGTCAACTCTGTCAAGGTGGATCTCGCGGGCGTGTTCAGCATCTCGGCCAGCGCGGTGCCGATCACGGACGAGGACTCCAAGATCCACAGCTATGGCAAGACCATGAAGGACAGCCTCGTGCACCTTGACCTCCGCTTCAAGTTTCATTCCCTCACAGACGTCGTCGATGGTGTCCTTGGCCAGACCTACCGGCTGGACTATGTCAACAAGATGAATGTCACTGCTAAGATGCCCATCATGGGCGGCGCTCCAAAATATCTGTCCTCGGGGCTCTTCTCGACGGACTGTGCAGTCTCCAAGTTCCaacgtggcggtggcggcggcaaccATGTTCGTGCCTTGGCTGCATAA